One region of Armigeres subalbatus isolate Guangzhou_Male chromosome 3, GZ_Asu_2, whole genome shotgun sequence genomic DNA includes:
- the LOC134223196 gene encoding protein crossbronx homolog — protein sequence MTLDSYDKLLGTVLQEYKILSEYKRLQNEDLGGLYVIPSFENSFVWFGVIFVRSGPYKDGVFRFTISLSEKFPNDASVPTVVFQSETFHPLIDPYNGTLELTEAFPKWKSGDNHVWQLLKFIQYIFANFDEYMSLAEQSANNLAHELYGQNRSEFLGKVEECVRLSQARLYDPAPVQDRNYILFDRFDRDTHGSVLESMKQGKANEVTTPPSSGLSWVKEGVFQPLSKQG from the exons ATGACGCTGGATTCGTACGACAAGTTGCTGGGAACGGTCCTGCAGGAGTACAAAATTTTGAGTGAATA CAAAAGATTGCAGAACGAAGATTTGGGTGGACTCTACGTAATACCGTCTTTTGAAAACAGCTTCG TTTGGTTTGGGGTAATATTTGTTCGCAGTGGTCCTTACAAGGATGGTGTCTTTCGTTTCACGATCTCCTTATCGGAAAAGTTTCCAAATGACGCCAGTGTTCCG ACTGTCGTTTTCCAAAGCGAAACATTCCACCCGTTGATCGACCCGTACAATGGAACCCTCGAACTGACCGAGGCCTTCCCAAAGTGGAAATCGGGCGATAACCACGTCTGGCAACTGCTCAAATTCATTCAGTACATATTCGCCAACTTCgacgagtacatgtccctggccGAGCAGAGTGCCAACAACTTGGCCCACGAGCTGTACGGTCAGAACCgttcggaattcctcggaaaagtGGAAGAGTGCGTGCGGCTCAGCCAGGCGAGACTGTACGATCCGGCACCGGTTCAAGATCGCAACTACATCCTGTTCGATCGGTTCGACAGGGATACCCACGGTTCGGTGTTGGAATCCATGAAACAGGGCAAAGCGAACGAGGTCACTACGCCGCCCTCCTCCGGACTATCATGGGTCAAGGAAGGGGTTTTCCAACCGCTGAGCAAACAGGGTTGA
- the LOC134223193 gene encoding enolase-binding protein-like — protein MGFRTGAGPLASIGLCVLLACSLGHANVYDGSQQEVDVKSFLSEICDTSSPLLTSTVKSFDVDHIDRNLEHVCKEGAHGLLLWIKSTKIGDIPEVDSNLKYIGRASSEDGTKIYCTYDASTQVCSNDEETYESAMVLGEKYPERYELKDIIYKKWTNTTRLGSPVLSYVTLRNRDAANKYIDEDISYVSDTRLDLILPTTVISGLPLSVYRGKVETYKTISGETYYGRTFKTINAVRYMGPATTINVTIVGTEERAYREFRAKLVSVYTDEEGFGWARSLLTIDGASIETSLTETHVEYGAVASLHEESQLQSGAPTLPPSIPHTDHKYPGESLLSKAESGIHIHIRETELHPVYPGFKSYAIGAGILFFSVVGVALLDILRRVISERRAKRLRIGKYSNYSGK, from the exons ATGGGATTCAGGACTGGAGCAGGTCCTTTAGCGTCAATAGGGTTATGTGTACTGTTGGCATGTAGTTTAGGGCATGCTAATGTGTACGATGGCTCACAACAAGAAGTAGACGTCAAG AGCTTCCTGTCGGAAATTTGTGATACCAGTTCGCCGCTATTGACCTCCACAGTTAAGTCATTCGATGTAGATCACATCGATCGTAACTTGGAGCATGTTTGCAAGGAAGGCGCTCATGGTCTCTTACTGTGGATTAAGTCGACGAAAATCGGAGATATACCGGAAGTAGACAGTAATTTGAAGTATATTGGTAGAGCCTCTTCTGAAGATGGAACTAAAATATATTGTACATATGACGCATCAACACAAGTTTGCTCAAATGACGAAGAAACG TACGAATCTGCGATGGTTCTAGGCGAAAAGTACCCCGAGAGGTATGAACTGAAGGACATAATCTATAAGAAATGGACAAATACAACTCGCCTGGGATCGCCCGTACTGTCGTATGTTACGTTGCGAAACCGAGACGCGGCAAATAAGTACATCGATGAAGATATCTCATACGTATCGGACACGCGACTGGATCTAATCCTGCCAACGACGGTCATATCTGGCCTTCCCCTGTCCGTATACCGAGGCAAAGTGGAAACGTATAAAACTATTTCTGGTGAGACATACTATGGCAGAACATTCAAG ACAATCAACGCCGTCCGCTACATGGGCCCTGCAACGACCATCAACGTGACCATTGTCGGAACTGAGGAACGAGCCTACAGAGAATTTCGGGCAAAATTAGTCAGCGTCTACACCGACGAGGAAGGATTCGGATGGGCTCGTTCGCTATTAACAATCGATGGGGCG TCGATCGAAACATCTCTAACGGAAACGCACGTTGAGTATGGTGCTGTGGCCAGCCTACACGAAGAATCTCAACTGCAGTCCGGAGCACCGACTCTGCCGCCGAGCATTCCCCACACGGACCACAAATACCCGGGCGAGTCGCTTCTTTCCAAGGCCGAATCCGGTATCCACATCCACATCCGGGAAACTGAACTGCATCCGGTTTATCCGGGCTTCAAGTCCTATGCCATCGGTGCTGGTATCCTGTTTTTCTCCGTCGTGGGTGTGGCCTTGCTCGATATCCTTCGCCGCGTTATCAGCGAGCGACGAGCCAAGCGATTGCGCATCGGAAAGTACAGCAATTacagtggaaagtga